A genomic stretch from Campylobacter lari subsp. concheus includes:
- a CDS encoding rhodanese-like domain-containing protein codes for MKNLIIRLFIVLFTLFMPSGFIFAEANGEIGSIEGVKSISLAQAQEMLDQNNTYFFDVNSEQDRQANGYIPNSISTYVENWQNLLPNDKNANLVFYGLNRFRFEASQAAAVAIELGYKNSVVMLDGIESWITSGRKVEKIDTVKWEKAKEIIEFKDTIHSRFKFSNTPSCRDCHAQKGKGIRADIAASKNLINQKCATCHEKASNALAKSAHGIQEFLPAQDMQKKKEKPSCATCHSIHVTPKHSGIYSQKQLVDQKCAQCHKQKSATFHMTFHGKGMFLSTPGETPSVATCSDCHGKHNILKSSERNSTLSPINRVQTCKSCHPNANENFANWMAHADHSDGEKYPGLHGAYIFMTILVISVFVFFGAHTILWCLRLIAMRIKYPKEWKEARKAAHEDKVRVRRFSTFHRIQHFFMAASFLGLAFSGLPQKFYDSAWAKPMIDLMGGDIINAATIHHISAIVMFAVFFSHIGEIIIVNWKRRDVARDPITGKISFMKVLKATFGPDSLMPNWQDFKDMKDHFKWFFGFGPRPQFDRWTYWEKFDYLAVFWGMFIIGISGLILWFPAFFGKFLPGEAINLATLLHSDEALLATGFIFAIHFFNTHFRADRFPMDMVIFSGSISEEEIKQERSVWYKRLKESGKLSTLYENKSNFKAYQWLAKLVGFAMLITGLVFLFLMLYTFFNTIL; via the coding sequence TTGAAAAATTTAATCATTCGACTTTTTATTGTCCTTTTTACTCTCTTTATGCCATCAGGATTTATTTTTGCTGAGGCTAATGGAGAAATAGGCTCAATAGAAGGTGTAAAAAGTATTAGCTTAGCACAAGCTCAAGAAATGCTAGATCAAAATAATACTTATTTTTTTGATGTCAACTCAGAGCAAGATAGACAAGCTAATGGCTATATACCTAATTCCATATCAACCTATGTTGAAAATTGGCAAAATTTATTACCTAATGATAAAAATGCAAATTTAGTATTTTATGGTTTAAATCGTTTTAGATTTGAAGCTTCTCAAGCTGCTGCAGTTGCTATAGAACTTGGCTATAAGAACTCTGTTGTAATGCTTGATGGCATTGAATCATGGATAACATCAGGTAGAAAAGTTGAAAAAATAGACACAGTTAAATGGGAAAAAGCTAAAGAAATTATCGAGTTTAAAGATACTATCCACTCAAGATTTAAATTTAGCAATACCCCATCTTGTCGTGATTGTCATGCTCAAAAAGGTAAAGGCATTAGAGCTGATATTGCAGCAAGTAAAAACTTAATCAATCAAAAATGCGCAACTTGCCATGAAAAAGCAAGCAATGCTTTGGCAAAAAGCGCTCATGGGATACAAGAGTTCTTGCCTGCTCAAGATATGCAAAAGAAAAAAGAAAAACCATCTTGTGCGACTTGTCACTCTATTCATGTTACCCCAAAACATTCAGGAATTTATTCACAAAAACAATTAGTCGATCAAAAATGCGCACAATGCCATAAACAAAAAAGTGCAACTTTCCATATGACTTTCCATGGTAAAGGTATGTTTTTAAGTACTCCAGGTGAAACTCCAAGTGTTGCTACTTGTTCTGATTGTCATGGCAAACACAATATTTTAAAATCAAGTGAAAGAAACTCAACTCTCTCGCCAATTAACCGTGTTCAAACTTGCAAATCATGTCACCCAAATGCAAATGAAAATTTCGCAAATTGGATGGCACATGCTGATCATAGCGATGGTGAAAAATATCCTGGATTACATGGTGCTTATATATTTATGACTATTTTAGTGATTTCTGTGTTTGTTTTCTTTGGAGCTCATACTATACTTTGGTGCTTGCGTTTAATTGCTATGCGTATAAAATATCCTAAAGAATGGAAAGAAGCAAGAAAAGCAGCGCATGAAGATAAAGTAAGAGTAAGAAGATTTAGCACTTTCCATAGAATTCAACATTTCTTTATGGCAGCTAGTTTCTTGGGTCTTGCATTCTCAGGCTTACCGCAAAAATTTTATGATTCAGCGTGGGCTAAACCTATGATTGATTTAATGGGTGGAGATATTATTAACGCAGCAACCATACATCATATTTCAGCCATAGTAATGTTTGCAGTATTTTTCTCTCACATTGGAGAAATCATCATTGTAAATTGGAAACGCCGTGATGTAGCAAGGGATCCAATAACTGGCAAAATAAGCTTTATGAAAGTTTTAAAAGCTACTTTTGGACCTGATTCTTTAATGCCAAATTGGCAAGATTTTAAAGATATGAAAGATCATTTTAAATGGTTCTTTGGTTTTGGGCCAAGACCACAATTTGACCGCTGGACTTATTGGGAAAAATTTGACTATCTAGCAGTATTTTGGGGTATGTTTATCATTGGTATTTCAGGGCTTATTTTATGGTTTCCTGCTTTCTTTGGTAAATTTTTACCAGGTGAAGCAATCAACCTAGCAACCCTACTTCACTCTGATGAAGCTTTACTTGCTACAGGATTTATTTTTGCAATTCATTTCTTTAATACGCATTTTAGAGCAGATCGCTTCCCTATGGATATGGTGATTTTCTCAGGAAGTATTAGTGAAGAAGAGATTAAACAAGAAAGAAGTGTATGGTATAAACGCTTAAAAGAAAGTGGAAAATTAAGCACTTTATATGAAAATAAAAGTAATTTCAAAGCATATCAATGGCTAGCTAAGCTTGTAGGATTTGCAATGCTAATCACTGGCTTAGTATTTTTATTTTTAATGCTTTATACTTTCTTTAACACTATCTTATAA